Below is a window of Macadamia integrifolia cultivar HAES 741 chromosome 8, SCU_Mint_v3, whole genome shotgun sequence DNA.
TCTATGATAATTCCTAATTTTTTGTTCTCTAGCTTTCCCATGtagggaggagggggggggggagattatCGACGTTAGGAAAATGGACAACTCAACAGTAAAATTGCTTGTTCCATTGTCACATTGTAGCTTTACAATGGGAGCAGGGTTTTAGTAATCAGTATTAGGGATGGTATTGGTCTGAAACGATACCAATCTGataccaatccgaattgatctaTCTTGGACAGATTTGCTAGAAAGGGAGTATGATAAAAGATGAGTAGAAGGTTTTTAATTGCAACGGTCATTCTACTATGTTTGTGCCCCGTGTAgggagaaaatgaaaagaactCAATTTCTCTTCATTTATGGTGAATAGATGAACTCTGCGACCATATGGGATCTGAACCTTTGATTAAACTAtggaaagatatttttttaccttgtatgataaaaggataaaagttaagaataaaaaaattataataataaaaaaaagggaatgagaTTCTTCTTTAAAGAGTCCAATCAAAACAATAGAAAGGTTATTTACTGGATTTGTTACTTTATTttaggaaaattacatgattattcaTTTTCAGGTTTTAATCCAAGGGTGTAacatagttggtgagcaacaaacttggtacgagctgtaaactcggacgtcctaactTTAACTCTCACTAGGCACGCCTAGGACTACTCACATGGGGTATTTAATACTCTTCACTGTTTtttgtgaaagttgaatggttttcattcaatccTGGTATGATCtagtccatgtggttgtggggtcagtataggcctgcgggactagttaggccgaaggcctagatacccatcgttaacacaaaaaaaaaaaaaaaaaaaaaaaaatccactttcaagttttcttttacaaatCACCTACTTAAAGtcttaattaacaaaaatatccaaaatcagaTTTTGGTGTTTAAAACTACCTACTCAAAGtcaggtttggatttacaaaactacataCTCAGAgttttaattaagaaaaatatccaaaataagATTTGGATTTATAATACTACCTAAAAGAGTGATTTTCCTTCATCTTTCATATACAatcaattattttcatttattttcatttattttattttaaaattattttcaaggATGTCGTTAATTTTTACAGTGAAGAAAACTTATGCTAGGAGTTACATTTTTTGGATTCCAACTTTCGGCTGGTGGACTTGTTTTTCTTTGAAAGCACCACGGCCGGTGAGCGTTCTTAGTACACTGATTGAAAGCCGAGGATGTGAGATGGGATTAGGTAGATTCATGTGCCAAAAACCACTTCTCATACCACCTCCAATCAGCTTTCAGTGATTGGAAAGGTATGAACAAATCCATCGGGTGGAGTGGTGGACCGCTAGTCCGACCACTTCAGAAAAGCTATGAGGAAGGCCAGTGAGTGGGGGTTCCTTTCCACTCTTCAGTTCAATGACTACAGAAGGTGTATGGGGGTTGGACATTCTTGAATCCTTGATTCTTTCCCCAGAGGTCTTTCCCAATGCTTCCAGAGAATCCCACCTGCTTTAGTGTATTCAATCTTTTTGTACAAACTAGTTGAATCATCTTACATCTActatggaagaagaaaggagaaaattgAAGTTGAAAGGTACTTGCGCACAGACAACTTGAGTTGGATCCGTCGTGTCCATGATGTTGTGCTCAAGAACAGGCTCTCAGTCCACTTCATGCTTTAGTCACACGCCCCTTTGCCCAAACTCTCGGGTTTTAGCTCAATCCTCACCCTCTGCACACAGGTTCGATCAGGAGCTTAAATTCTTCACTATTCagtcattttttttggggggggggaagaaattACCCACCCTCATCTTAGGAATAGTAAATAGCTATCTATGAAAAACCATTTTGTATAACAGGGTAATTTGAACAGAGTGCAGACTGATCATTGCGCTTATTGAAAGCTGTATGAAAGACCTTGATCATGGTTTCGAGTTCAAGGTACGTAAATGTTTTTCATGGATTAAATTCATCTTTTTGTGATCAAGGTAtgtctttttttggtaaaaatgacTAAGGTATGCCTTGCTTAAAACCCAGGTTAAGAGTCCATTCGTAAATGTATAGTGGAGGAAAGATATGTTAATGTTGTAGGGTTCTAAATTAGGAAACCATCCATGCATATTGCAGGgcctcttctcccttctttgtgttttttttacgCGGACCCTCCTTCATTGTGTAGCATTTAGTTTCATATTCAGTTTTGCTCTTTCACatcatttctttaatttttttcatccaATAGGATATACAATTTGCAGTGATCGATTGATGCAACCGACTTATTTCATTTCACTGTTGTAATTAGATTAGTTTAACCCAACGGCCAACCCACGGCTTCATACAATTATTTAAGCTGTTAAACTAAATTAAGCTCATTTCTACTAATTTTTTGAGTAGATCCCTGTGAGGATTTTGAGATATAAAGGGGGTCGGGGTGGGGGTGGAGACTGGAGAGTAGACTCAAGCAGTGAATGGACTCTTTTAATCTAATTGTTAAATTGACACTTTATTTAATCGTTGAGATTAAACTACTCTATGCGTTATGGGCTGTTTTGGGTGACTCGGTCTTTTATCTTTTAAAGGATTGGTTTCATAGATCTCCCTAAATATCTGTCACGGCATGGTTGGGATCTTGAACAAGTCAACATCATCacatttcaatgttgaagaaaCTTCGTAAGATAGTTGAAAAATCAATAAAGTCAACATCCTCCCGTCATTGACGTGTTTGACTGTATGATTAAATTTCACTACGTGGTGGTATGTGGTTGGTAGATCTCTAGTCAATTAAATATGTTCTCATCAATGAATAAGCCTTATCTTTAAACCACCCCAAAAAATGGTTTACCGATTCAAAGTCAGTtaatcccaaaaaccctaaatcagcCCATCGGCCCTCTTCACAAACTTCCAGAATCAGAATAGGTCATGGTTGATTCCACCGATCTGATTCCAAATTTTGAAATCATATTCATTATCTTACTCAATTAGAACCATCAGTTAAGCAGcccaatggtccaatgtatATACTTTTCTGTGTAGAGTGTAGAAACAAACAAGGAAGAAGTAGGGTAATCCCATCAATTTACAAGTTTGGGTTGAGAAAGTACCGAAGAAGTCGACAGCTTATTGCCCATAAATGAGAGAATAATAAGTAATCAGAACCACAAAGTAACTTGACCAGTTTATCTGTCACCCATGGACAACCTCACTAGGATATATCATAGcagtcatgagtcatgacccAAACTCAACTATTGATCATCTCTGTCTAGATTGACGATCCCATTTCCTCCATTAAGAAGTACCTATCAAATACCAAGCTCAATAACATCTATAAATGAATTAACATCCTTTCAGAGTCGAGAATCCATGCCATTGTTCCAAGAACTTCCTTGAGAAACAGTTCAATAGCCTCATTGTCATTTGCTTCAGACTTTCCATCTAATGACAAATAATCACAGATATCTAGCAGGAGATTACAATTCTGACATAGCAGTTCATATTGCCACACCAGGTGAGGTTTCGTCAAAATATCATCATCAGTTTTCACTAATAAGCCCATTACACTCTAGTTTTAATCAGCAGCTCCTCTAAGAAGATTGTCATTTACATATACCTTGATTCTGGTGTTATGAACAAACTATTTGGCAACacaaaaacaaatacaaaagcAGCAATCACTCAGCATTGTAAAAGCCCTGTTTTTCACactcccccccccacccccccaacccccacaaaaaaaaaaaaaagacctaacAAATTAACATACAACAGTTGTCTCCCGTCTCCTTCCCTCATTTCCGGCTACCTGCAGACCCACCACTACTTCCTTGGAACAACTCATTAATCCGAGCCTCAATTTCTGTATGCCTCTTTACTCCAGGAGCATTCTGCAAACTTCCTAAGAAGTTCTGATACGCTGGCAGTAGATTCTCGGCAACAAAATTCCTAAGCTCTCTCCGAAGCTGCTCATCAGCCACAACCCATGTTGACTGCACTTTGCATATCTCCTCAAACTGCGAATTGAAGACCTTGAGCTTCGAAAGTGAGCCACCCTCCATCTTCAACATCGCCAAAATCTTGCTCCATGAGTTCCTCTGGTAGTTCACTTGGCATTGACGGACCCTCGCAGTATGTTTACGAATCCAATCTTCACCAAGCAGAGAACCCAATTCGCTATCTTTCACCTTCTGAACGATGTACCTACCGttgttcatcaagaaaacagaGCTTAGAGCCGGGTCTAGGTATATCTTGGATTTCGCCTCTAAATTACTCTCTAGGAGCCCCATGATCCAAGCCATTTGAACTGATAATGGCGAAGACGTTGAGCGATCGATGTTATCATAGTTCCTGTAATCTCCCGCATAGGGAAAGTTTTCTTCGAAAGCCTGTTCAAGGGTCTGGCGTGATCCACAGGCAGCGCGGAGGTAGTTCATCACGTACCTATTGATCGGATGAAGGCCACCACCGGGCACTGCGGCCTTCGCAGGATCTCGTTTGATCAGATTCTCTAATTCCATGAAGATCCCTCTGATTGCTTCACCGAGCCTTTTCCAGATGGTGGCCGCTTCAGTTCGGAGAAACAAGCAGTACTGATCAGAAAACAGAGCATCAAATTCGGGCATCAGGTCCCTTAGGGTATCAAAGACGTCGACGATTTTGAAGAGGCGTTCGGGGGATCTGCTCCCAATGGCAACCGCGTCAGCGAAATTCAAGAGCTGGATCGTGCATCCCCTGCAGACCTCCATGAAAGAGAGATCGGCAGCCGAGGAGAGGCCAAAGAATACCCGATCACAAAGTCTCCGTTCGCTGGGGAAAAGAATCCGAAGTACCACATTGGAAGCCTTGATCCAACGCTCGATCTCGTCTTCGAGTTCCGACCACTCCATTTTCTGAACCTCTTCGATGCTCAGCTTCTGAAGCCCTAACCTGGAGACGCTCTCATCCAAGAAGTCTCTTCGGCAGCTACTGTAGACATGGGAGCACTCCTTGCCAAACCCAGCGGCAACCATTCGCTTAGAAATTTCGTGGAGATCGTTGATGGTCCCCGAGGGAAGCGCATCAATCAAGACATCGTAATCTGAGACCGGGTGGGCGATGGGAATactctcctctccctctccgtTGGGGTCACTGTACCCATCTTCATCGTCGTTGTCGTCGGAGTCGGAGTCGAACGAGAAATTCCGAGTCCCAGTGATATCAAAATTTTCGCATGGTCGACTGAGGTCAAACGCCTCTGCGCTCCATTTGATTAGCAATCGGAACTCATCTTCAAGGCGAAACATGGACTGCTGGAGGAGTTCGTCGAGACGATCTAAGCAGGAGGCGACGGGTTTCTCGAAGGCCAAGGAATCCCAATCCCTAATGGTGGAGAGTACTTCATCTACGGCGTCGAGGAAGGCGGCAGCATCAGCAGAATCGGACCAGATGGGccgttggtggtggtggtcagAGGACACATACCGGGAGATCCGCAGGTGAAGCGATTTGAGAGTCTGGTCCAAGGCAGCGTAGCTTCGGGGATCATCGGAGAATTTGTCCCGGGAGAAGCGGCCGTCGAAGTTGGAGAACATCTGGAGGAAGTCATCGGCCATGGTGTCGGTCTGCCCTAGAGACTTGGCGATGTGGCTAGCAAAGGCTATGAGTTTGTCTTCTCCGTTTTCAGCCATTGAGGTTGGAAggaaccgatacgatacccgaTTAAGCCAGTGACATCCCTGAGATCAAGTGGAAAACAATCTTCTACAACAGATTCGGGATCGAAAAGGGaagtgaagagaagaagaagaaaaagagaatctgGGGAGGAGATTTGCCGATAGCGATGGAGAGGGAGACAACATAGAGTGAGTAAAACTAAAAAAGTTCTTCCGTTCGAGGGAAAGGTTGAGGAAGAAGGGGAACGCGGTTTCTGTGTTGATGTATGACTTATAATCCCGAGTAGTAGCTAGTACTCGGTGGTTCGCCCTTTGGAAAAGGAGGGATGGTACGACTGAatcaattcaaaaaaataaaaaagagacgaCTGCTTTTAACAATGGATGGAAATTGTAAGACGCAAGCGCTAGCACTGCTTACCAAAAAATAGACAGTGAGGAGACGAGAtggatttatcaaaaaaaaaaaaaaaaaaaatgagacgAGATGGATGATAGAGAAAAAATGGTGGCGTTGGGTTTGCAGTTGTGGGATCATATGATTTTGGGTGTATCATCTCTTTACCCTTCACTTTTCTCCGTTTATAAGTCATATCAGTATTAATTACTTCCCTCACAAAAACTCACAAAAAATGTGGTGACACTCTTCACCGAGACAcagatattttttctttttttgttaataaaagACCGAGAGAGGTCAGAGGAGGAAATTCCAACTTCCGTCTCCCATTTTTGTtgtcaaaaaaatgaaatacaccttttttatttttttacttctttccttttaatttctattttcagaCAAGCTTCATGAGTGTACAAATATAAAAGAATCGTACTATTCTAAATAGAGTTacaaacttttcttttttgtttttggtaacagaGTTACATCCTTTAAATGGAAGTCCTTAACGGATAAATGGTGGAATCTGATCAAAGGGAGATAGATTCCTCACCTCATGGAAGAAGAGGACGATGAAGCCGAAGAATCAAGACCAACACCAAAAGGGGAGAATTGCCGTATGGATGCATGGATGGGGCTCCTCACAGCAGAGGTGACAGTCCATGCATATTCTACGATCTAAATTCTAGACCACCTCTAAGGTTCTAAGCATTCTATTGTGTATCGGGATCCGTACCTACCTATTAGCCATTGAAGAGCCAGAGCTAGTCATGACCACAGTTAACAAAAAAGGGAATGACAAAAGAACAAAACGAACAGAGCCAGTCATGACTaatgaccatagttagcaaaaacggAGAAtgacaaaagaaaggaaacaaaaagggaaaattttcatatgatatgatcaaataaatgattaaaaaaacaaataatcgtaaaaaagaaaaacggaCAATACAAATTTTAAACGtatagatttcaaacaaacaagATTAAAAAACGgtaatataatcatataaatcgaagaattattacatgaatatctacatttaatatttaaaacaactacaatatccaacattaatgcatatacATCCCATGTCTCATTCTAAGTtctaagacatatcattgaatatcatccaacacaaattctaaattcatacaccccacatgtccaaagtcttattgagcaatgtaaTTAGGCCATGATATTGTTCATTATTGTAAACATGGTCAATACACTCTTCAAGTGATATATGTTCTGTTGGAGTTGAAAGTCGTCACTTTAGAAATACTTTTCTACAAATACATTAGTTTACAACTCAATTTCGGGATCCGtgcattgaatttgagttgaaggtgatatgaTGAGATATATAGTCCATCGGATTAacttcaagttggtgaaagtATCAGGTTGAttggagtttgggagagaaaaatatggtcaattaagtagatattatgttcaaaaaatcaaatcttAAAAAGcaccacaaaaataaaaatgtgttttaaatgtgtttagaatGGAAGTGCTTGAAGTTTTCtgttttttcccatatttttggGAAGCATTCgataaaacgtgttttaaatgataaaaaaacaaaaacacgttTAAATAAGAGTTTagttttaaacacgtttttgctaacaatagTCATGACCTGCTTACAAAATACAACACAACCACTCAAACGCAAACAAATTATCTGGTGATTAACACCACATTAGATCTACGCCTGAATGCTCCAAACCATTGGATATGCACTACTACCCCTACCATGCCATAGAGGAGTTAGAACTAGTCATGACCCGCTTGCGAAGTACAATACAACCACCCAAATGTCTTTATCCATGGTTACCACCACATTAGGTCCCACTGAatacatacattttttttttcttaccttccaaacatagcaaagaaacaaagcaagaatGGCAGTTGATGTTAAGTGAATTCGGTCCTTCTCCTGAGAACCCATCGCCCAGGTTAGTCCATAACTATCTGGACAAGCACCATGTGTTCAAATGAAGATCCAACGTCTTGAAAAGAGGCATGATGAGTGAAGCACTGACAAAGACgcaaaaaatgaaatattaaaaACCATTAAATCTTCGCCTGGACACATAATGCTTGCCCAAGTAGCTATGGACAAAACCTTAGTGATGGACGCTCAGGAGAAAAACCGGATCCATGTAAAGTTGATTCCAAAATGGCAAtccatttcaaatttcaacCGATCGATTTGAAAAGGATCCCTAAGGGCATGTTTGATTCCTTGAGCATTTGGAATGTAATTCGAAAGAATCATGATTCTTCACTTTTATGGGTGTTTGGTTGCTAATGAAtgtaattcttaaaaaaaatctagtgaTTCTTCTGACAGTGTATTTTACACATAAAGTGATTCTTTTGTGGGATCACCTATTGAGGTGATCTCAGGAAAGAATCACCCAATTCTTACTTTCATATAAAATGACAAAATCACCACATAGAATGAAAAACATATAACCTCTGACGACCATTCGACAAACTCATCCGCAGGCTTCGTCACGTCTGTGCTTCTCCCTCAATGAAGGTCGCAACTCCTCATCTCAAATGTACGcactctctcaccctctctcaaatcttcttcctcttcttcttatccttGCATTATGCTAGATTTTAGCCGATACATGACTATTGGGAGATTTGTGACCTTCGACGACCATTAAAGCCCCTCCTCTGCATCTACTTCGACTCTTCCATGCTAAGTCCCATCAACGAATGTCGCAATTTGCTTAGTCTCGAAGGTATGCACTCCCGTACCCTCTCTCAACTCTTCTTCCTACTCTTATTATCTCTTTATTTTCGTAGGTGTTAGCCGATGCATAATTATAgggtttatttaatttttttttcctttcagatTTGTGACCTCCGATGACCATTCCAGCCACTGAACTACATCGCTCCGCCTCGACTCTGCTTCTCCCTCACCGTAGGTTGCGGTTTGCTTATCTCGAAGGTATGCACTCTCTCACCCTtctcaactcttcttcctcttcttatgATCTCTGTATTCTGCTTGATGTTAGCCGATTAATgaatctagggtttttttttctcagcGATTTGTGATATTCGAAGATCATCCGAGCCCCTCAACCGCATCTGCTTCGCCTCGTCCCTGCTTCTCCCTCAACGAAGGTTGCAATTTGCTTAGTCAAATGTATGCACTCtctcaactcttcttcctcctcttcttgtcTCTGTATTCTGCTTGATGTTAGCAGACTCATgaatctagggtttttttttgttatgttttaGAATTTGTGAGctaattcttcttcatctttcttctttcctatgtttaatataatttttgtttCACATTTCTCAGATCTCATCCATAACCCTAGAACTTAAATTCAAGTAAAAATCTATTTTCAACCATTTTCCATAATTCCTCTGTTCCATTGTCTTTTTATTCGATTTTGAATTGACACCATTAGACCAAGGCGAGATGTTTTGATTCCAAGTGATCACAAAGGGTACGCAAGAAAGACCCACAGCACAACGCTATTTGCTTAAGCATTCCTCATAATTGAATTGAAACTTTGAAAGACCTCTCTAGTCTCTACCTCAGTCTGCCAGTGGCCACACACATACCCATCaaccaacccaatccaacccaacagAATAATATAGTTCTTTATTGAGCTGAGGGATGTCACATAAATACAAGCACCCAGCTTCAAATGCATGTAAGTGGACATTATATAAATTTGCTAGGGGACAGATTTGCCTGAGCCTTATATTATATATGATAGCAAAgccttattatatatataaataagatACGTACGTACGTACCAGAGCTTAGGGGTGATGAAGAGGTGCTTTCTTTCGACGCCAGCATGCACGGCCGTCTTAATAGCGCGTCCCACCttcatatttaattttaaataagCAAAGTTAATGAAGGAAAGTGGAGTTACTAGTGATCTGTTActaatattaattattattattattattattatttttgggtagaattttGGTAGAAGTTACTATGTTATTTACCTCTTCTTGAACTCCATACTCCCAAGCCGTATCCACGTGTCTGTAACC
It encodes the following:
- the LOC122086922 gene encoding exocyst complex component EXO70B1-like: MAENGEDKLIAFASHIAKSLGQTDTMADDFLQMFSNFDGRFSRDKFSDDPRSYAALDQTLKSLHLRISRYVSSDHHHQRPIWSDSADAAAFLDAVDEVLSTIRDWDSLAFEKPVASCLDRLDELLQQSMFRLEDEFRLLIKWSAEAFDLSRPCENFDITGTRNFSFDSDSDDNDDEDGYSDPNGEGEESIPIAHPVSDYDVLIDALPSGTINDLHEISKRMVAAGFGKECSHVYSSCRRDFLDESVSRLGLQKLSIEEVQKMEWSELEDEIERWIKASNVVLRILFPSERRLCDRVFFGLSSAADLSFMEVCRGCTIQLLNFADAVAIGSRSPERLFKIVDVFDTLRDLMPEFDALFSDQYCLFLRTEAATIWKRLGEAIRGIFMELENLIKRDPAKAAVPGGGLHPINRYVMNYLRAACGSRQTLEQAFEENFPYAGDYRNYDNIDRSTSSPLSVQMAWIMGLLESNLEAKSKIYLDPALSSVFLMNNGRYIVQKVKDSELGSLLGEDWIRKHTARVRQCQVNYQRNSWSKILAMLKMEGGSLSKLKVFNSQFEEICKVQSTWVVADEQLRRELRNFVAENLLPAYQNFLGSLQNAPGVKRHTEIEARINELFQGSSGGSAGSRK